The sequence below is a genomic window from Pleuronectes platessa chromosome 13, fPlePla1.1, whole genome shotgun sequence.
CGGTGACATCATTTTCTGTGTAGATTAAATTATACTTTAGCCGGTAAACGTGTGCACACGCCTCCTGTTGTGTTCAGGCTGCGAGAGCCTCCAGAAGTTGGACTTGACGGTGAACTTCATCGGCTGCTTGAGCAGCGCGGAGTCTTTGAGACACAACGTCCACCTGAGGGAGCTGTTCCTGGTCGGGAACCCCTGCACCGAGTTCCAGGGCTACAGACAGTTCCTGGTTTCCTCTCTGCCACAGCTCAAGGTAACTTTACAGCCTGGAATTTAGTCCCATCAGACGGGCGGCCTGATGGATGAATGGTCCGGGCATGTTCCATGTAATGCAGGTCACTccccaactcccccccccccccccccccccatagctACATAATAAGAAACCAAATTGGTGATAAAAAGATTAAACTGCAGGTTGTTAGAAGTCGGTTGGGCCTGTCCTGGTTTAAGACGCTGCCTGACTCTGTCCTCAGTCTCTGGACGGGACGGAGATCAGCCGATCGGAGAGGATTCGATCCTCACAGGGactgaaggaggtgaagagacgAGTGTTAGAGCAGGAGAAAGAATTCCTGAGGAGGAGAgccgaggagaaggaggaggtgcagaggaaggctgcaggagaggagaaaggaaacaaggaaaggagaggaggttCTGACGGCAGCTCGAGCACCAACACAGGGTGAGAACAAACATGACAACATCCTGTCAAAGTCTTTGTCCTCAGCAGGAGGAGTCGCGAAGAATCAACTCTGACCTCAGGACTTTATCAAGTATCAGTACCACGGTGGAAAATAAATATGGTCACTGTGTAATACAAGtaaaattttaaaaaatattttttttttttacatttgattatCAATTAATCTCCTCATAATTTTCTCCATTATTAATTTGTTCCATAAATCCTCATGAAACACGataaagatgaaaagaaaagtgaTTTGTTCAAGTAAATCTAGTCTCAGATTATTTTGTAAGTGAGCTGAATGAAGagttttttctgtctttgtagTCGAAGGctggaggagaacgaggagagacaggaggtggaggagaacgaggagagccaagaggtggaggagaacgaggagagcCAGGAGAatgaggagaacgaggaggtggaggagaactCAAAGCAGCGGGTgtcggaggaggagcagcaggagcagcaggagcaggaggagcaggagttcTGGAACACGCCGTGTTCGTTCACCCCCGAGTCTCGTCTGGAGACTCATCGCCacctggagaagaagaggagggcaaAGGAGAAGTAGGTGTttatgaagttgatctgatcAGTGATTGTGCATCAGTCACAATGTCAGAGGTCAAAGTCTTTGAGGTGTTTTGACTCTGCAGTTTACAATTTcggccactagatgtcagtgtAACACAGGTCATCATCCAGCACAGGCAGCGTGAGGCTCAGAGCAGAACTGTTACTAACACACCGGCTGTAAGTGTGAGGAAGCTTTAGTGGACTGATGTCCTGATGTCCTCCTGACTGAGGACGGAGCAGAGGACGACTCTGAGCAGGACAGTTTATATCTGTTTATTGTAATATAAAAATCAATTGATCTCATTATGAAAAACCTCAAACTTAAAAATATAACACCTTCTGTCTTTGGATCCTCGAGTCAGACACAgtgaaaatcaatcaatcaatcaatcaatcaatcaatcaatcaatatacTGAAAATCTATTTCGATAATCGAGTTATTTTTATGTAGAAATAAAGGTTAATGAATGATAATTTACTTATTAAATAAAACGAATAAATAAAGaggaataataacaataatcatcaGAATAACATATTTCACATTTGGGCTGGTTTGTCTATGAAGAAGCTGAGAGACAAATTAACCTCTGACACAAAGTTAGACGGATATAGAACGTGAGAGCTGTCCTCACACTTCTGGTCGTGTAGTGAAATGTAGCTCAGTGACTCAGTTTAGGAATTTATCAGTTTTTCATGACATGGACCCTGAGATGAGCTGAGGCTGCAGGAcacctctcagccaatcagcagggGAGCCCATCCATCAGTCACCGTGAAGACACCTCAGTCTGATTTGTCTTCGGGACGAGATTGATAACGCTCCTGGTTGACACAACAATTAGTGGGACAGATGAGGGTGGGTCCACAGGTTCCTCCGTCCTCGTCCACCTGTCCCTCCCGATGCCCAACGTCTTCTGGGCCGTGGGGTCCGACCCCGACAGTTTGTCCGACACGTGATGTGAACTCATCGCTGGTCCTGACCGACGCTCTCTcagtcagtgaggaggagcagagtccGTCCACAGAGGATTGGATCAAGTCTCATTAAGTCTCCCACCATGTCTCTAATTAACTCTCTCCCTTGCAGTGACCCTCTTGCCGGGGTGTTaatggggtgtgtgtgttgcacatcCAGTTCTTGCTGTGCAGTCGCTTTCGctgtaaatcacacacacacaaacacacacacacacacatgcacacaaaaacacaaagacacacacacacaaacacaaacacacttttcttCTCTGTGTCAGTGCTTTCAGCCGGCAGCTGTGAGAGAGTGAACTGATGAGGAGACGccagcagctacacacacactcacacacacacacacacacacacacacacacacacacacacacacacacacacacacacacagacacacagacacacacacactgcgtccTTGTGATGAAGAGTTCCTCTTAGTTGTTCCTCAGTGTTGTTCGTCACTGAGTTTGTGTGGGTCACTGTTCTGAGGTCAGTTTGTTGCATGTGGGCGTCTCGAGGCCGTGACTGTGACTGTGATTACAGAGCAGACAGATGAACCTGGCCTGTGACACATCTGCAGAATGATAAACACATGCAGCCTCCTACACTCGTCCAGCTCCTCGGAGACTTCAGGGTCGGTCCGGTGCTCGGACAGTGATACCAGCATCCAGCTCACAGGGGGATTCACCCCCCCGCTGGGTGGGAGTATCAAACCATCAGCCCTCTGGTCACTGGACAGACTGTCCACTCCTGCTGAGGCTCCGTCCTCTGGAGGACAGAGCAGTGATTCGTTAAACACACACTTATCTGGAAACACATGTGTCTTCACAGCTCAGTGGTCATGAAGCTGAAAACCTTCTTCAATCTTCAGCTGCAGATAAAAGGCTCGTTTCCTGCTGCCGCTCACACTCAGCTGAGACAGAACCAACGTATGAAAGACCAGAGCAGGATTATCAGAGGTGCAATGTCCTCACCACGCAAAACAGGACAACGTCCCCATGGACCAACAGAGACAGATTCCTTCTCAAGAAATGTCCCTCAGTAGGAGACGTCTCTGAGGCCACATCCTGATTCTCAGCTTCACGTCTCAGCTACAGGTTTCTGACTCCACCCGTTATGAACCAGACTTAAACCCAGTGAAACAATCCACCACAGTTCACCACTGATTGAATTCATATGATTCATCTAAGAAATGAAGCCACAGAGGATCAAATATAAATCAAAgaaatcagatcagatcagctTCTCAGTAAAGTATTGATCTAACAACCTGCAGCAGTAGAAATGTGACAgatctctttctcctccacctctgcctcctccgaCCCGCTGACCCCTGCTCGCTCTGCTGACTCAGCGTTTTCATAACattcattttatcattttatagtTTTCCATCTGTATTTAGACATGAAACAGTCTGCAGGtttattaataaatgtttttttttaaaataatttaaaggtTAAAGTTGGTCACTAGCTGCCgtgaatataattataaaatagatcacaataaatataattatacatctaataaataattaaatatacaatattaaCGTAGGAGATATGAAAAATTATTATCCTGGAGATTGTGTCAAACTGACGTTGAGCTTAACCCCAGTAGAAATGTGACAGATCTCTTTTACCtccacctctgcctcctccgaCCCGCTGACCCCTGCTCGCTCTGCTGACTCAGCGTTTTCATAACACCTCCAGCCATGCAGGCATAAATAGCtgagtgaaatatgactaacaCTATATAACACTGTGGAAGTGTCCTGCTGGGTTCCTGCTCTCATCGCTGCTCGAGCTCCTGCCCACAGGAAACTCTCTGATTCGCCTGAAGAGTGTTTCTGTGAGGAGGAATCAGCTTCTGCAGAACGTTGTTTGAATCTCTGtgtgaaaaatgaataaacctTCATTTTAAATTCACCAGACACAACTCACCCTCATCTAAATCCCTTTATATTGATAAGAAGTATGGTTTTGCTCTGGATGAACTTGATTAGGGTCGATTCAGGGTTGCGGTGCCGCTCAGTGACAGTTGGCATCTTAATCCATATTATCTCTGTTATTAAAGGATGTGTGCTGTCCAGGCAGAAACCAGCGTGAGATGGTGTTTCAGTTGTTGTGGTCTGCAGCCGTCACTTGGCGCTGGCTGGATGCATGCAGTCGAGCCGTCATTGGATTGTCAGTAAAGATGAATTTCCTGCTCCTGAGGTGGAGCGGGTGATGAGGTCAGCCAGGAGGCAGCTCTGTGTTTAATGGCTGCTCCTCTGAGAGCTGGAGTCTCACCGGAGGAACAGCAGCTCCCACCTGAACCTCACACCCTGCCACAGCTTCAGGCCACAGGAAAACTGAGACATGGATAAATGGATGCAGTTAATTAACATGCAGGGATGAgatggccggggggggggggggggggggggggctatttgTTGACAGAAAAACCCAGTTGCAGTGAAGATTAACGACAAAccataaaaaattaaaataaaaacctgagctcATCAAAGAGCTTTCAGGAAATAGTTAGAGCTGCACCTCCTGTCCGACAACCAGTCTCCTGACTGGGAGGCACCAACTAAACCACTGCAGCTACTGGCTGCATCTGATCACATGATCCATACTGACCGAGTCACCgcctgatgatgaagaggagtcagATTCTCCTCTGATGGTCGCACAACAACTTGTCATCACTGGTCCCAGGAGGCAACAACCTGCTGTCCGACCATCAGCTGGTGGAGTTTGCTCCTCTGTCATATTCCCTGGCTCCGTGTCTCCAGCACCTCCTGGTGGAGCTGGACGGTGTTTCTCCTCCACAGATGAGGAGCTGTCAGCTGACTGAACTCTGTCTGAACACATCGTCCTCCCCTCAGGAACCAGCAGTGGAGCTGTCACCACTGATGTCTTCATGACTCAGCAGTTTGATAGAtgccccatcacacacacacacacacagacacacacacacacacacacacagagcagggcGCCTCACGCTGACCTCGAGGAgtcgacaggaagtgacacgggaggagaagctgctgtttgactgCAGAGGCAGAGACTGATGCAGTTGATCTTTTCAAGTGGAGACTTGGCCtccaccgcccccccccactCATCCCCGACCATGTGACATGAGTTCTGTCTTGACCCCAGATCCTTCCTTCCTGTTCAGTAGTGATTGTGTAgctgtcaaacacacaaccgacgaggacgaccgctctacccctccgCCAAAACCCCCCCGATTACTAGAAGATAACTATTTATATTACTGGGGGGGCTTAGCTGACGTCCCAGGGCtctctgcagccccccccccccccccccctgataaCACCACAAACCTCCTTGAGTTCAGCAGATCGAAGGCTGCTCCCGTCACGCTCGTCCTCGGCTGAGCTGATGTACGGCTGCGGAGGTCGTGACCCCTGACCCCCAGCAGAGCGCTAAGAGCTCCCCCGCCTCCACAGCCAACTCATTCATGTGCTGCTCAGCGGGCTTAATGGAGGGACGTGTGTGCAGCGTGAGTGTCTGTGTCACGTCCCCCGGCTTCAGGCGGCTGATGGAGCGGCTGGTTGTGAGAGCGCGGTCGAGCCTCGGCCTCAGAGCTGCAGGCCTGTAGTGGCTTCAGTTCACAAATACACCTGAGTCTTACTTTTTCCTGTGACCACCCATTGTATTTGGTATTAAAGGTTTATTCACTTCCACCCAAGGATCAAAggactgattcaaaccaaactgatcagaaacatgaacgaACATCACAGAGATGAGAACTGAAACCACAGAGACAtctttggttcatgtcccatctgttcACATGGAGGAGCTCACGACCCACACCGACTTGGTTCGGTCCAATCTGACAAActtgtatttaaaatgtttgtttgaagatgtcgtttttttatttgtgagctGCTGGAAAAGGCGGAGTTTCCTTTTTGTGGCttcacattgtgtgtgtctgtacgacAGTAACACACAAGTACACTCATCTGTCGCCTCCGTCTTTATGGATGctcctggagggggggggggggggttctctccTTCACCCACAGCAGACCCCATAACTCTGCTGCTTTCGGCTGtcaggctacacacacacacacactcacactgtgcTGTTGTTGTCTGCAGGGGGGCGGAGCAGCAGCCGAAGGCCTCTAGGACCCTGATCACCGCTGATGGACGAGTCATGAACGTCAACGAGCCGAAGTACGAACACAACGCTTGATGATCATGAGCAGGAGCTTCAGATCTGCTCATGATCATCAGGTCCAGAACTGAAGCTCTGGACCTGATGAACATGCAGGAGCTCCAGAGGGACTCAAAGCTCCGGGGCCGATCAGtgaagcagcttctctctcttcttcatgatgaaatgtgtgtttgtctttaacGTCCGGACTCTTCTGCTCTGTGGTCGTGTGCAGGTTGGATTTCTCTCTCACTGAAGACGAGCAGAACAACACTGTGGTCTTAGACCTGGCCGTGTACAGGTAGGAACCAGAACTCAACCCTCACAGCTCCTTTAGAGAAATATCCCTTCAGCAGACACTCACTGGGGTTCTACAGCAGAGGCCTGTTTCTGTGTCACAcgatttttatcattttatagtTTTCCATCTGTATTTAGAAATGAAATGTCCTCCAGGTAATAGGTACGCTATTCTGGTATGATATTTAGTTTAATaatttaaaggttaaaggttGTCATTAGCTGCCCCTCATATAATTATAAAATAGATAACAATCAACAGTATTATACTTCTAATAAATAATTAacataggatttttttttgttatcatgTAGATTGTGTAAAACTGACGTGGAGCTGCATCAAATCCAGATTGAAAACGTTTGTCGTTCTAAACAAATTTCCTCATTTGCAGATCCCATCTTTACGGTTTTGTAATTTTCAGTTATGAAAGTTGGAACCTGTTATAGCTCGAGTCAGTTTGTCCCACTGTGACATCGTAAAGTGTTAAACTAAACAAATGGTAACGCAACAATTAACAAACAAGCCAGGAAGGAGCACACAAATCCAAACACTGAGGTCACAACAAAATAATTCACGTAATTATCAGCACGCAGCTTCCTGCTGATTCTCAGGATGTCTGTCGTTAATCTTTACTTTGAATAAAAAGAGTCAGTTAACTATCCTCATAGACAGATACAGGTGAGGCTGTGTGTCTTTATACAACTGACCTGGACCTGTCTCCTTCACAGACACATGGACACGTCCCTCGTGGACGTGGACGTCCAGACCACGTACGTCCGAGTCAGCGTCAAAGGAAAGGTTCGTCAGCCTCCTCTGGTTTCAGTCACAACATCTTGTTTCCTCAACACTGATTCAGACACTTCTCAAATCTTTGTTGACATCATTTCCATCAGCGACTTCTTTCCAGTCAGTTTGTGATGAATCAGTTCTGATGGAGCGTCTCAGAATATGaaatatcaataaaataaataaagagaaatcaCTGCATTTAACCACAGACCGCTGCTTTCAACCAATGATGGTCCTTGCTCAAAGGCACAGCGGCAGTACCAGCACGAACATGAACCTATCAGTGTTCTAATTGATGTTGTTTGAAAACTCtgttgatgattgtgtttgtattgtgttgCTCTCGGgtcgtgtgtgtttctatttcctgcagaaacacacgGTGTCACGTTCAGTGACGCTCGTACAACACAGCTCTGGTTTGTCACTGCGAGGTGTCGATGTAGCCGACGagtcagagccccccccccccccccccccgtctgccgGCACACAGCCCGGTGTTACCATCACACAAAGTCACAGCGGCAGGATGAACCATCTGCCTCCACGTAGTGTTTACACAACACAGAGTCGTCCCGTCACCTCCTGCTCACTTATCACTCATTACACTAAGTGTGTGTCACTGCTCTCTGAACCGTGACGAGGTTCTGAGGCCGGAACGAGGAGATGAGATGTGAACACATCACCTCCTGCTCCTGAAGGGGACGTAGAGCTACACAGGAAAGAGAAGCTTGATCTGTGAGATGATCCAGActtcactctcacacagacgTTTGGATCTAGAACGTGTGCACGTCTACACAAACGTTAAGttatgcacacaaacattttggAGATTGGAAAGTGGCGACGCTGATGGTTCACAGGGTCGATGCCCGCTGCTGAGCCGGTCGCAGTGTGATGGATGAAGAGTCAGAGCAGATGAAATGCTGTCAGAAACTGCTGAGTCATCAACCGTGTTTCTGACTCGGACACGCTGAGACGTTTATGGACAGAGTTGATTAGGCCTGCTCAggagtcgccccccccccccccccccggtgactTTGTGTTCTCCACACCTGCAGCTGTCCAGGGCCACGTGTCAGGTTTCATCTCCAGCCCCACACCAGACCTGCTTTATTGTGAAGGGAGTCTCCTCTGTGCAGGTGGCCTCAGGGTTTTCCTCCAGGCGTCCAGCCCACCACATCCTGAGTGGAGGAGTTTAATCTC
It includes:
- the dnaaf11 gene encoding dynein axonemal assembly factor 11 → MVHITEEMVRRRAEHNDCEIFSLEEVSLHQQDIERIEHLDRWCRDLKILYLQNNLVSRMENLSRLKKLEYLNLALNNIEVIENLEGCESLQKLDLTVNFIGCLSSAESLRHNVHLRELFLVGNPCTEFQGYRQFLVSSLPQLKSLDGTEISRSERIRSSQGLKEVKRRVLEQEKEFLRRRAEEKEEVQRKAAGEEKGNKERRGEVEENEESQENEENEEVEENSKQRVSEEEQQEQQEQEEQEFWNTPCSFTPESRLETHRHLEKKRRAKEKGAEQQPKASRTLITADGRVMNVNEPKLDFSLTEDEQNNTVVLDLAVYRHMDTSLVDVDVQTTYVRVSVKGKMFQVVLPAEVRPDSSTAQRSQTSGHLVLTMPRAEGEIKVSKVVPRPAGVRPSRGSSSSQHSLRNPSSPEWLDVDPSGRTTLDLGSIVPGPRTRRGPVEASGAAPPAAPAHCCFSEGFVDDPEVPPLM